A single Methylomonas sp. AM2-LC DNA region contains:
- the fucP gene encoding L-fucose:H+ symporter permease — MYNSQNTYSGALKVLTSLFFLWGFITCLNDMLIPHLKAVFTLSYTQAMLVQFCFFAAYFVVSIPCGYLLKKIDYQGGIIVGLAIAACACLMFYPAAALHSYALFLIAFFILATGITLLQVAANPYVTELGDSQTASSRLTLTQAFNSLGTTVAPYFGALFILSNTVKSPAELTLLDAQQLSAYQSVQATSVQYPYLFLAGVLLSLAMLFFYLKLPKIATQTSENQPLSYTEKHSAWHYPHLVLGAIAIFMYVGAEVSIGSFLVNFLGDAQIGNLPEAEAGKYVSFYWGGAMLGRFVGAAVMQKTTPAKVLAFNAICAMLLVLLTILSTGSLAMWSILAVGLCNSVMFPTIFSLAVAGLGPHTGQGSGILCASIVGGAILPVLQGLCADSIGIHAAFFVPVLCYAYIMFYGVYQALRFRSLLTAEKSL, encoded by the coding sequence ATGTATAACTCACAAAATACTTACTCAGGCGCGTTAAAGGTATTAACCTCATTGTTTTTTCTATGGGGTTTTATTACCTGTTTAAACGATATGCTTATCCCGCATTTAAAAGCGGTGTTTACGTTAAGCTATACACAAGCCATGCTGGTACAGTTTTGCTTTTTTGCCGCCTATTTTGTGGTGTCTATCCCCTGTGGTTATTTACTGAAAAAAATCGATTATCAGGGCGGTATTATTGTCGGTTTGGCTATTGCTGCTTGTGCTTGTCTGATGTTTTATCCAGCCGCAGCACTACATTCCTATGCGTTGTTCCTAATAGCTTTTTTTATTCTGGCAACGGGTATTACCCTGTTACAGGTTGCTGCTAATCCTTATGTAACCGAGCTGGGCGATAGTCAAACCGCGTCCAGTCGCTTAACCTTAACTCAGGCTTTTAATTCCTTGGGAACGACTGTGGCACCGTATTTTGGTGCACTGTTTATTTTAAGTAATACTGTCAAATCGCCCGCCGAACTGACGCTTCTGGATGCACAACAATTAAGCGCCTATCAATCGGTACAGGCCACCAGTGTGCAATATCCGTATCTGTTTTTGGCTGGGGTATTGTTGAGTCTGGCTATGCTGTTTTTTTATTTAAAATTACCGAAAATTGCAACCCAAACCAGCGAAAATCAGCCCCTAAGCTATACAGAAAAACACAGTGCCTGGCATTATCCGCATTTAGTATTAGGTGCCATTGCCATTTTTATGTATGTCGGTGCAGAAGTTTCTATTGGTAGTTTTTTAGTCAATTTCTTGGGTGATGCACAAATAGGCAATCTTCCAGAAGCAGAAGCCGGTAAGTACGTTTCCTTTTATTGGGGTGGGGCCATGTTGGGTCGCTTTGTGGGGGCGGCTGTCATGCAAAAAACCACGCCTGCCAAGGTGTTGGCTTTTAATGCTATTTGTGCCATGTTATTGGTATTGCTAACCATATTGAGTACTGGAAGCTTGGCAATGTGGAGCATACTGGCGGTGGGTTTGTGTAATTCCGTCATGTTCCCGACCATTTTCTCACTGGCTGTTGCCGGTTTGGGGCCTCACACCGGTCAAGGGTCCGGAATATTATGTGCGTCTATTGTCGGTGGTGCCATTTTGCCAGTGCTACAAGGGCTGTGTGCCGATAGCATCGGTATTCATGCCGCGTTTTTTGTGCCAGTGCTGTGTTATGCCTATATTATGTTTTATGGTGTTTATCAAGCCTTACGCTTTAGGTCTTTGCTGACAGCAGAAAAGTCGCTATAA
- a CDS encoding glycosyltransferase family 25 protein, with the protein MAQLLDYFQGIYIINLPSRTDRLSEIQDQFKKIGLSLDHPNIHVFAAIRPDDAGEFENIGARGCFLSHLGVLKDARSRQLETILVFEDDLDFASDFLARVDSLIEQLKTADWGIYYGGHRLSKLLALTNQADLVEVDSDLTVVTAHFIGFRQPVIDGLINYLEQALTRPAGSPECGPMHVDGAYSWFRKEHPHVRVFLSVPELGYQRMSRTDIHELKWYDQVIGIRTITQIVRKLLRKLRS; encoded by the coding sequence ATGGCACAATTATTAGATTACTTTCAAGGTATTTATATTATTAATTTGCCTTCGAGAACAGATCGCCTCAGTGAAATTCAAGATCAATTCAAAAAAATCGGTTTAAGTCTTGATCATCCTAATATTCATGTGTTTGCGGCCATTCGTCCTGATGATGCGGGGGAGTTTGAAAATATTGGTGCAAGAGGTTGTTTTTTAAGTCATTTAGGCGTGTTAAAAGATGCCAGAAGTCGTCAGCTTGAAACTATATTAGTTTTTGAAGATGATCTGGATTTTGCGAGTGATTTTTTAGCAAGAGTCGATAGTTTAATTGAACAGTTAAAAACCGCCGATTGGGGCATTTATTATGGCGGCCACCGCTTATCCAAGCTTTTAGCACTAACAAACCAAGCAGATTTAGTTGAAGTAGACTCTGATCTGACAGTGGTTACCGCACATTTTATAGGTTTTCGTCAGCCTGTGATTGATGGTTTGATCAATTATCTGGAACAAGCTTTAACCCGTCCGGCAGGTAGCCCAGAATGTGGGCCTATGCATGTAGACGGTGCCTATTCTTGGTTTAGAAAAGAGCATCCGCATGTAAGAGTGTTTTTGTCGGTACCCGAACTAGGCTATCAACGCATGTCCAGAACCGATATTCACGAATTAAAATGGTACGATCAAGTCATTGGGATACGTACCATCACACAGATCGTGCGCAAGCTGCTACGAAAATTGCGTTCTTGA